In Penaeus chinensis breed Huanghai No. 1 chromosome 2, ASM1920278v2, whole genome shotgun sequence, the following proteins share a genomic window:
- the LOC125029648 gene encoding glycosaminoglycan xylosylkinase-like produces the protein MTEEQPSKILDFIDESVFDFLIQNGIRYHAVYVQDAPNSSLVPMDNGKSLGDPRVDHMDLLAPLLQCCRIRRATYDRLVLLSGGGMSRALREVLAYDPVSPVLSDAHLHAIDRRVTHVLAALSACSEKEGGWHNVLS, from the exons ATGACGGAGGAACAGCCTTCGAAGATTTTAGACTTCATCGACGAGTCCGTGTTTGACTTCCTCATCCAAAACGGCATTAGATACCATGCTGTGTATGTCCAGGATGCGCCAAATTCTTCACTTGTACCCATGGACAATGGCAAGAG CCTCGGCGATCCCAGAGTCGACCACATGGATCTTCTGGCGCCTTTACTACAGTGTTGCAG GATACGCCGGGCCACGTACGACAGGCTGGTCCTCCTGAGTGGCGGTGGAATGTCCAGGGCACTTCGAGAGGTCCTCGCCTACGACCCGGTCTCCCCCGTGCTCTCCGACGCTCACCTCCATGCCATAGACCGGCGCGTAACCCACGTCCTGGCCGCTCTCAGTGCTTGTAGCGAGAAGGAGGGTGGATGGCATAATGTTCTTTCTTAG
- the LOC125036848 gene encoding uncharacterized protein LOC125036848, whose protein sequence is MSPVKVRMRRLFLLVTGSLLLGAILFVIDSDLGSALGLSEYGQMDDMLEENYYEIDRDDAAGEFDFEDVNSQNIVAETGNADAGVSESNATEAAGNDQIAEVTEAKEINDVKNAFIVEVNKEPELKKQFEMERFNVPKQERAQPFGQWQPGGRRKSGFGAAFAPKKETSCTVPALKSIPQFIHQVSDLEAKCNELRTFGTPPRGKDLCLDDKYKIKSGNCVVFSFGINYDWSFEDDMGKFGCMVYAYDPTMGKTDHQRSENIHFFATGISNYKGTKLLRLNNRVFMSRVDRFVNFLRAAGLEGEEIDVIKLDTEMSQVDFLQDLLFNSRHLLKKIKQITMTVYTDVVEKSLSQGGFFQLLWPYLQMMKCAGFKVISSNRSRRGREVVWAQDKEW, encoded by the exons ATGTCTCCCGTGAAGGTCAGAATGAGAAGGCTGTTTCTGCTCGTCACCGGATCCCTTCTTCTTGGGGCGATTCTCTTTGTGATCGACAGCGATCTCGGCTCTGCATTGGG acTCTCTGAATATGGCCAAATGGATGACATGCTGGaag AAAATTACTACGAGATCGACAGAGATGACGCCGCGGGAGAGTTCGACTTCGAGGATGTTAACAGCCAGAATATCGTTGCCGAGACAGGGAACGCTGACGCAGGCGTGTCAGAATCCAACGCCACTGAGGCCGCTGGTAATGACCAAATCGCCGAGGTTACCGAAGCCAAGGAAATTAACGACGTGAAAAATGCGTTCATAGTCGAGGTCAACAAAGAACCCGAACTAAAGAAACAGTTCGAAATGGAGAGGTTCAATGTCCCGAAGCAGGAGAGAGCCCAGCCTTTCGGGCAGTGGCAGCCTGGAGGCAGAAGAAAAAGTGGTTTCGGTGCAGCTTTCGCCCCCAAGAAGGAGACGTCATGCACTGTGCCGGCGCTGAAGAGCATCCCGCAGTTCATTCACCAAGTGTCCGACCTGGAGGCCAAGTGCAACGAGCTT cgGACTTTCGGGACACCGCCGAGGGGGAAGGATTTGTGTTTGGACGACAAGTATAAGATCAAATCCGGAAACTGCGTCGTCTTCTCCTTCGGCATCAACTATGACTGGAGCTTCGAGGACGACATGGGAAAATTCGGCTGCATG GTATACGCATATGACCCCACCATGGGAAAGACCGACCATCAGCGATCTGAAAATATCCATTTCTTCGCCACAGGCATCTCTAACTACAAGGGAACTAAACTACTGCGATTAAATAACAGAGTCTTCATGAGTCGG GTGGACCGATTCGTTAACTTCCTAAGGGCAGCCGggttagagggagaagagattgaCGTGATAAAGTTGGATACAGAAATGTCACAAGTGGATTTCCTGCAGGACTTGTTATTCAACTCTCGCCATTTGctgaagaaaattaaacaaataaccaTGACGGTGTATACGGATGTAGTAG AAAAGAGTCTCAGTCAAGGAGGTTTCTTCCAACTTCTTTGGCCATACCTCCAGATGATGAAATGTGCGGGCTTCAAAGTTATCAGCTCCAACAGAAgccgaagagggagagaagtggttTGGGCTCAAGATAAAGAATGGTAG